One genomic region from Magallana gigas chromosome 3, xbMagGiga1.1, whole genome shotgun sequence encodes:
- the LOC105317475 gene encoding uncharacterized protein — MMNIKLYLCFVAHIFSFHVVLVTSAENQCVPVLNNKCTSELGSYNLTRFPNALGHSDYTASDGEFHQFLNLIDSSCSPSLLPFLCSAFYPKCDPLTSTVLPPCATECVKSLSQCSFLFTFYGFNWPSNLSCDRFSDGSHCPQPGVSTCSTDVKKYTEKPCLEYTKKAATNTSTYWFGTNYNAVCPKGSATSFNCTNSRQGTADSIASRLQLDLSQLDRTVNITYTHGEGSYQSCGSKFRVWNGNYIEVQPGDGVYKAYDVHQFPRIQWHAAKSELDSLIVYDVGNLYVHGIYVNIVHGEISSGQVLKSYLHPIPPQTEPNPFAFLVFKQSSSLTVSDATKQMLLQTTDLTAITKTLELTGPVALNWINVVRDPYAIEGLVDLHIADLCPYLETEALLKHNRSFIHFDTLLDVALSVTFNPSATTFTSCCSTHTVTAKTVTLKSLTPTYVDTADVRTEAAPTISFYKAGLISLNRVTDTYTLICIDPDVSKSHSPIIHWMVTNIPDGNIQNGQTVLPYIGPMPPPGKNHTYYFLLYKQSLPVDGSTVDGYAGPHCQGRCLFDINRFVADNHMTLSGARWMIAHNDAYIRHLYITQRGMDEHAVCHGVSGYSAICHESVVVVG, encoded by the exons ATGATGAATATAAAGCTTTATCTTTGTTTCGTTGCccacattttttcttttcatgtagTTCTGGTAACCTCGGCCGAAAATCAGTGTGTACCAGTGCTTAATAACAAATGTACTAGCGAACTGGGATCTTACAATCTCACAAGGTTTCCAAATGCCCTCGGACATTCTGATTATACGGCATCTGATGGAGAGTTTCATCAGTTCTTGAACCTGATTGATTCTTCATGTAGTCCATCCCTTCTACCGTTCCTGTGCAGCGCTTTCTATCCGAAATGTGATCCACTGACAAGTACTGTTTTGCCGCCCTGTGCAACGGAATGTGTTAAATCTTTGTCACAATgttcttttttgtttacattttatggATTCAACTGGCCTAGCAATCTCAGCTGTGACCGTTTTAGTGATGGAAGCCATTGTCCTC AACCCGGTGTTTCTACCTGCTCCACCGATGTGaagaaatatacagaaaaaccGTGCTTAGAATACACCAAGAAAGCAGCCACTAACACGTCCACATATTGGTTTGGGACCAATTACAACGCCGTGTGTCCGAAAGGAAGCGCCACGTCGTTCAACTGCACCAATTCCCGCCAGGGGACAGCCGATAGCATAGCAAGTCGTCTGCAGCTTGATCTATCGCAGCTGGACCGAACTGTCAACATTACATACACGCATGGAGAAG GATCTTATCAATCGTGTGGATCAAAATTTAGAGTTTGGAATGGTAACTACATCGAAGTCCAGCCCGGTGACGGAGTTTATAAAGCTTACGACGTACACCAATTTCCAAGAATTCAGTGGCATGCTGCAAAGAGCGAACTTGACTCTCTTATTGTTTATGATGTTGGAAATTTATACGTTCATGGTATATATGTGAACATTGTCCATGGAGAAATTTCATCAGGACAA GTTCTGAAGTCCTACTTACACCCCATCCCACCCCAGACGGAACCAAATCCTTTTGCGTTTCTGGTGTTTAAGCAGTCCAGTTCTCTGACAGTCTCTGACGCTACCAAACAAATGCTCCTGCAAACGACAGACTTAACAGCCATCACAAAGACCCTTGAATTAACAG GTCCAGTAGCTCTGAACTGGATAAATGTTGTCCGGGACCCTTACGCCATTGAGGGTCTGGTGGACTTGCACATAGCCGACCTGTGTCCATACCTGGAAACTGAAG CACTTCTAAAACACAACCGTTCCTTTATCCACTTTGATACGTTACTGGACGTGGCTTTGTCTGTGACGTTCAATCCCTCGGCGACCACGTTCACTTCTTGTTGCTCCACACACACTGTAAC TGCAAAAACAGTAACTCTAAAGTCTCTGACACCGACATATGTTGACACCGCAGACGTTCGCACCGAGGCAGCCCCGACCATAAGTTTCTACAAGGCTGGACTTATTTCGCTGAATAGAGTCA CTGATACGTATACTCTGATTTGCATTGATCCCGACGTAAGCAAGAGCCATTCCCCCATTATTCATTGGATGGTAACAAATATACCCGACGGCAACATTCAAAATGGACAGACTGTGTTGCCCTATATTGGACCAATGCCACCACCGGGCAAGAACCACACATACTACTTCCTTCTGTATAAACAGTCATTACCGGTAGATGGCTCCACTGTCGATGGTTATGCCGGACCTCACTGCCAGGGAAG ATGTCTTTTTGACATAAATCGTTTTGTGGCCGACAACCACATGACGCTGAGTGGTGCGCGTTGGATGATTGCGCACAATGACGCCTACATACGTCATTTATACATCACACAGCGTGGAATGGATGAACATGCTGTCTGCCATGGCGTCTCTGGCTACAGTGCTATCTGTCATGAAAGTGTTGTTGTCGTTGGATAG
- the LOC105317522 gene encoding uncharacterized protein, which translates to MNITQETGGYADVRLSLTDNEKSLLYFFQTDFKDLPDTSSTEDRGHSTTKTTTGLDISEQCVCNIQKECNESQAVRASTTEEIVSRIDSSMIQILHDPVKIYNKECSSEIGDLHAQYVRHDDDEAKNNIPQPTHPTETEHRNFPRHTSKKDFYRKVSLDLGSRIQDNDVAESPKLKSEFILTNIHSTIDVLQPERINNKSEESAGRGFLIKHRVTNYRSTPWHQLLNRLPFVVWADNGPTSDGKRGFLYKIRKYLRKN; encoded by the exons ATGAACATCACTCAG GAGACAGGAGGGTATGCGGATGTTAGACTGTCGTTAACAGACAACGAAAAAAGTCTGCTCTACTTTTTTCAAACTGACTTCAAGGAT CTGCCAGACACTTCTTCAACGGAGGACAGGGGTCATTCGACAACCAAAACAACAACAGGACTAGATATTTCCGAACAGTGTGTCTGCAACATACAGAAAGAATGTAACGAAAGCCAGGCAGTCAGGGCTAGCACCACCGAGGAAATCGTGTCCAGAATCGACAGTTCAATGATACAAATACTACATGATCCTGTAAAGATTTATAATAAAGAATGTTCATCTGAGATTGGGGATCTCCATGCTCAGTATGTTAGACATGACGATGACGAGGCTAAGAACAATATTCCCCAACCTACCCATCCCACTGAAACCGAGCATCGTAATTTTCCGAGACATACAAGCAAAAAA GACTTTTATCGCAAAGTGTCTCTAGATCTGGGTTCCAGGATCCAAGACAATGACGTCGCCGAATCGCCGAAACT aaaatCTGAATTCATATTGACCAATATTCATTCGACAATAGACGTTCTGCAACCAGAG AGAATAAACAACAAGAGTGAGGAAAGCGCGGGTCGTGGATTTCTAATCAAACACCGTGTTACTAATTATAGATCGACTCCGTGGCACCAGCTACTGAATAGGTTACCATTTGTTGTATGG gCAGATAATGGTCCAACTTCTGATGGAAAAAGAggatttttgtataaaattagaaaatatttgCGAAAGAATTAA